One Pseudoalteromonas rubra genomic window, TGTGAAGTATCAGATCCAGATCATGGAGTTGGCTAAAGCCATGGGGGTGACCGTGATTGCCTCATTTCATGATCTCAATCTTGCTGCGGCACTCAGCGATGAGCTGCTGGTTCTGGAGCAAGGTCACCTAATTGCTCAGGGAGCCCCGTTAGAGATCATAACGCCGGGTTTACTGAGTGATGTTTTTGGTGTCTGTGCTGACGTTGAGACAGTCCCCGGGCCTCGTCGCAATACGTCGGGTGTGCCACACATTCGTTATCACTACGGGTATCAACAATGAAGGCCTTACTAATACCCGGGTTGCTCTGTGCCTGTTTAGCCAGCATGCTCACTGCACTGTCTGTCGGGGCGGTTTCACTCAGTTGGGGCGAGGTCTGGCAGGCTTTGAGCAACTACGACAGTGGTATATTGAATCAAAAGATTGTGGTTGAGCTGCGATTGCCACGTACTTTGCTGGCTTTTTTTGCGGGGGCCGGGCTGGCTATTGCCGGGCTTATTTTGCAAACCGTTACCCGCAACCCGCTCGCCGATCCGTATTTATTTGGCATTTCCTCAGGGGCGTCATTTGGTGTGGTGTTGTTGGTTGCATTATTTGGGGTGCAAAGCGCACTGGCCTTATCTGGCGCGGCGTTTGCCGGCAGCGCAGTGGCCATGAGCCTGTTGTTGCTCATTGCGTTTCACAAAGGCACGGCACTGGTCGAGAACATGTTGTTATCAGGTGTTGCGCTGACCTTTTTATTTTCTGCCTTTACCAGCTTATTACTCTATTGGAGCGACCCACAGGCCATTAGTGCCATTATATTCTGGAGCCTGGGCAGTT contains:
- a CDS encoding FecCD family ABC transporter permease, whose amino-acid sequence is MKALLIPGLLCACLASMLTALSVGAVSLSWGEVWQALSNYDSGILNQKIVVELRLPRTLLAFFAGAGLAIAGLILQTVTRNPLADPYLFGISSGASFGVVLLVALFGVQSALALSGAAFAGSAVAMSLLLLIAFHKGTALVENMLLSGVALTFLFSAFTSLLLYWSDPQAISAIIFWSLGSFSRADWQWLWLPALVVSVGCTVMLLMRRSLNALLIGDESAVTLGVNVHRLRLGMLILASMLTAVIVAACGGVGFVGLMIPHIVRFFISQVRTLGMLATALSGGLMMLWVDVLARTLIDNQELPIGVITSAIGSVFFLSLLIAKKRAASI